The following are encoded together in the Bradyrhizobium algeriense genome:
- a CDS encoding glutathione S-transferase family protein, whose product MSTYCLHYFPESGNSYKLALMLTLCGERFEPVWTDFGGGVTRTPEWRRDVNEMGEIPVLEVDGERLTQTAPILLKLAKQFGRFSGETEQEQFELLRWLFWDNHKLTGYMATYRYLRTFTPSPDEHVLKHFRRRLDDFLSILEQHMQKNAFAIGERPTVADISMMAYLHYPADETGYDLAASHPAINAWLKRMAQLPGWKSAYDLLPGKRLTHYAK is encoded by the coding sequence ATGTCGACCTATTGCCTGCATTACTTCCCGGAGTCGGGAAACAGCTACAAGCTCGCACTGATGCTCACTTTGTGCGGCGAGCGCTTCGAGCCGGTCTGGACCGATTTCGGCGGCGGCGTGACGCGAACACCGGAATGGCGGCGCGACGTCAACGAGATGGGTGAAATTCCAGTGCTCGAGGTTGACGGCGAACGCCTGACACAGACCGCGCCGATCCTGCTTAAGCTGGCAAAGCAATTCGGCCGGTTCAGCGGCGAGACCGAGCAGGAGCAGTTCGAACTGCTGCGCTGGCTGTTCTGGGACAACCACAAGCTCACCGGCTACATGGCAACCTACCGCTATTTACGGACCTTCACGCCATCACCGGACGAGCACGTGCTGAAGCATTTCCGCAGGCGCCTTGATGATTTCCTGTCCATTCTCGAGCAGCATATGCAGAAGAATGCATTCGCCATCGGCGAACGGCCAACGGTGGCCGACATATCGATGATGGCTTATCTGCATTATCCCGCCGATGAAACCGGGTATGATTTGGCGGCGAGCCATCCCGCGATCAACGCCTGGCTTAAGCGCATGGCGCAGTTGCCGGGCTGGAAATCGGCCTATGATCTGCTGCCCGGCAAGCGCCTGACGCACTACGCCAAGTGA
- a CDS encoding glutathione S-transferase family protein: protein MKFYDSVGPNPRIVRMFMAEKGIEVPKQTVDLRKGENREAEHLKRNPHGQMPTLELDDGNYLSEITAICEYLEEKHPAPAMIGTTPEERAECRMWTRRVDLNICEHLGNGFRFGEGLKFFEKRIPCAPEASPGLKMIAANRLQWLNGQMADGRDYLCGKRFTLADILLYGWLDFAGQVGQPLDPANANIVAWMARVAERPSAKA, encoded by the coding sequence ATGAAGTTCTACGACTCGGTCGGACCGAACCCGCGCATCGTCCGCATGTTCATGGCGGAAAAGGGCATCGAGGTCCCGAAGCAGACCGTCGATCTGCGCAAGGGCGAGAACCGTGAAGCCGAGCATTTGAAGCGCAATCCGCACGGCCAGATGCCGACGCTCGAACTCGACGACGGCAACTATCTGTCCGAGATCACCGCGATCTGCGAATACCTCGAAGAGAAGCACCCGGCCCCCGCGATGATCGGGACGACACCGGAGGAGCGGGCCGAATGCCGGATGTGGACCCGCCGCGTCGACCTCAACATCTGCGAGCATCTGGGCAACGGCTTTCGCTTCGGCGAAGGTCTCAAGTTTTTCGAAAAACGAATTCCCTGCGCGCCTGAGGCCTCGCCCGGGCTGAAGATGATCGCTGCCAACCGCCTGCAATGGCTCAACGGCCAGATGGCCGACGGCCGCGACTATCTCTGCGGCAAACGCTTCACGCTGGCCGACATCCTGCTCTATGGCTGGCTCGATTTCGCCGGCCAGGTCGGCCAGCCGCTCGATCCCGCCAATGCCAATATCGTCGCATGGATGGCGCGTGTGGCGGAACGGCCTTCGGCGAAAGCGTGA
- a CDS encoding CoA transferase, which produces MEKGIFEGLKVLDCASFIAAPAAATVLSDFGADVIKIEPPGAGDPYRNLPNLPGYPHSEHNFAWMLEARNKKSLALDLSKPEGQAVLHRLAAQADVFITNYPPQVRERLGITHNHLAPLNERLIYASFTGYGEKGEEANKPGFDSNAYWARSGLMDLVRADEHTTPARSIAGMGDHPCAMAFYGAIVTALYKRERTGKGSHVSSNLMANGVWAASVLAQAKLVGAKFGERRPRERALNAVTNHYQCKDGRWLILSLLNEDRQWPTLARCLGREDLVTDSRFETKKERHARSLELIKIFDETFATRDLAEWRKILDGNGLVFGVVGILDDIPNDKQMIENEVLVPFENDTMLTISSPIWVDGSKKVQPRKPPAIGEHSDEILRNAGYDEAAIGKLRAAGAVA; this is translated from the coding sequence ATGGAAAAGGGTATTTTCGAAGGCCTCAAGGTTCTGGACTGCGCGAGTTTTATCGCAGCGCCTGCGGCCGCCACCGTGCTGTCGGATTTCGGCGCCGACGTCATCAAGATCGAGCCGCCCGGCGCCGGCGATCCCTATCGCAACCTGCCGAATTTGCCGGGCTACCCGCATAGCGAGCATAATTTCGCGTGGATGCTGGAAGCCCGCAACAAGAAGAGCCTCGCGCTCGATCTCTCGAAGCCCGAGGGTCAGGCGGTGCTGCATCGGCTGGCCGCCCAAGCCGACGTCTTCATCACCAATTATCCGCCGCAGGTGCGCGAGCGGCTCGGCATCACCCACAACCATCTGGCGCCCCTCAACGAACGCCTGATCTATGCCTCCTTCACCGGTTACGGCGAAAAGGGCGAGGAAGCCAACAAGCCGGGCTTCGACAGCAATGCCTACTGGGCGCGCTCCGGCCTGATGGACCTGGTGCGGGCGGACGAACACACAACACCCGCGCGCTCGATCGCCGGCATGGGCGATCATCCCTGCGCGATGGCATTTTACGGTGCGATCGTCACCGCGCTCTACAAGCGCGAGCGCACCGGCAAGGGCTCGCATGTCAGCTCCAATTTGATGGCCAATGGCGTCTGGGCCGCCTCGGTGCTGGCGCAAGCAAAACTGGTCGGCGCGAAGTTCGGCGAACGCCGCCCACGCGAACGCGCGCTCAACGCGGTCACCAACCACTACCAGTGCAAGGACGGACGCTGGCTGATCCTGTCGCTGCTCAACGAGGACCGGCAATGGCCGACGCTGGCGCGCTGCCTCGGCCGCGAGGACCTCGTTACCGATTCCAGGTTCGAGACCAAGAAGGAGCGTCACGCGCGATCGCTCGAACTGATCAAGATCTTCGACGAGACGTTTGCGACCAGGGACCTTGCCGAGTGGCGCAAGATCCTCGACGGCAACGGCCTGGTGTTCGGCGTCGTCGGCATCCTCGACGACATTCCGAACGACAAGCAGATGATCGAGAACGAGGTGCTGGTGCCGTTCGAGAACGACACCATGCTGACGATCTCCAGCCCGATCTGGGTGGATGGCAGCAAGAAGGTGCAGCCGCGCAAGCCGCCCGCGATCGGCGAACACAGCGACGAAATCCTGCGCAACGCAGGCTATGACGAAGCCGCAATCGGCAAGCTGCGCGCGGCCGGCGCGGTGGCGTGA
- a CDS encoding MBL fold metallo-hydrolase, producing MSERKPSPFKTLFETEVCTLIQAAEDVYQIRFKNRAANAYLVRGSSRTIMIDAGLSSNYPHLVKCLEHLDCPPEKIDMVVLSHEHLDHIGAAYHFHGRAFIAAHRLAANKIMLRDDFSMLRKMFNEPNVPINIDLWLEEGNLIDLGNFRLSVMYTPGHTSACITLFEPDKGLLFASDTLMPGGVMGGVFGSGSIADYIQSLERLKGLNSKILLSGHGRLSDTPQDDVRIAIQRSHGLLSDTAQLFDALDARANFEPIMQSVRDLNKLDDS from the coding sequence ATGAGCGAGCGGAAGCCGAGCCCATTCAAGACGCTGTTCGAGACCGAGGTCTGCACGCTGATCCAGGCCGCCGAAGACGTCTATCAGATCCGTTTCAAGAACCGCGCGGCAAACGCTTATCTGGTGCGCGGCAGTTCGCGCACCATCATGATTGATGCCGGGCTGTCGTCGAACTATCCGCATCTCGTGAAATGCCTCGAGCACCTCGACTGCCCGCCCGAGAAGATCGACATGGTGGTGCTGAGCCACGAGCACCTCGACCACATCGGCGCGGCCTATCATTTCCACGGCCGCGCCTTCATCGCCGCACATCGGCTGGCCGCCAACAAGATCATGCTGCGCGACGACTTCTCGATGCTGCGCAAGATGTTCAACGAGCCGAACGTGCCGATCAACATCGATCTCTGGCTGGAAGAAGGCAACCTGATCGACCTCGGCAATTTCCGCCTCAGCGTGATGTACACGCCGGGACACACCTCCGCCTGCATCACGCTATTCGAACCGGACAAGGGATTGCTGTTCGCCTCCGATACGCTGATGCCGGGCGGCGTGATGGGCGGCGTGTTCGGCTCGGGCAGCATCGCCGATTACATCCAGTCGCTGGAGCGGCTGAAGGGCCTGAACTCGAAGATTCTGCTGTCGGGCCACGGGCGACTGTCCGACACCCCGCAGGACGACGTGCGGATCGCGATCCAGCGCTCGCACGGATTGTTGTCGGACACCGCGCAATTGTTCGACGCGCTGGATGCGCGGGCGAATTTCGAACCGATCATGCAATCGGTCCGCGACCTCAACAAGCTCGACGACAGCTAG
- a CDS encoding enoyl-CoA hydratase, giving the protein MEFETIVVERPELRIARIVMNRPEARNAQNLQMTYDLNAAFDQAVQDDSVKVIILAGNGPHFSSGHDLRPGAKNNAGVDFPPVGNWGGFAEPNAHGRFAREQEIYLQITRRWRNLAKPTIAEVHGKCIAGGLMLAWACDLIVASHDAEFCDPVVTMGVCGVEWFVHPWELGPRKAKELLFTADVWSAEEAHRLGMVNHVVPRPELSSFVMKLAERIAAKPSFALKLTKEAVNRSVDVMGQPAAIEQAFALHQLCHAHNLQEFGMIVDPAGLHPSVRKPAQAK; this is encoded by the coding sequence ATGGAGTTCGAGACCATCGTCGTGGAGCGGCCGGAGCTGCGCATCGCGCGGATCGTGATGAACCGGCCCGAGGCGCGCAACGCGCAGAACCTGCAGATGACTTACGACCTCAACGCCGCCTTCGATCAGGCGGTGCAGGACGACTCGGTCAAGGTCATCATCCTCGCCGGCAACGGTCCGCATTTTTCGTCAGGGCATGATTTGCGCCCCGGGGCTAAGAACAACGCCGGTGTAGATTTTCCGCCGGTCGGAAATTGGGGCGGGTTCGCCGAACCCAATGCGCACGGGCGTTTCGCGCGCGAGCAGGAAATCTATCTGCAGATCACGCGGCGCTGGCGCAATCTGGCGAAACCTACGATCGCCGAAGTCCACGGCAAGTGTATCGCTGGCGGACTGATGCTGGCCTGGGCCTGCGATCTGATTGTCGCAAGCCACGATGCAGAGTTCTGCGATCCCGTGGTGACCATGGGCGTCTGCGGCGTCGAATGGTTCGTGCATCCTTGGGAACTCGGCCCACGCAAGGCCAAGGAATTGCTGTTTACCGCTGACGTCTGGAGCGCGGAGGAAGCGCACCGGCTCGGTATGGTCAATCATGTCGTGCCGAGGCCAGAACTTTCTTCGTTCGTCATGAAGCTTGCCGAAAGGATCGCAGCAAAACCTTCGTTCGCGCTGAAGCTGACAAAAGAAGCCGTCAATCGCTCGGTCGATGTCATGGGGCAACCGGCGGCGATCGAGCAGGCGTTCGCGCTGCATCAGCTCTGCCACGCGCATAACCTACAGGAATTCGGAATGATCGTGGATCCCGCAGGCCTGCACCCTTCCGTCAGAAAACCGGCACAGGCAAAATAG
- a CDS encoding TPM domain-containing protein produces the protein MSIRRITRHLLQHHWRRRLAFPPDVLARIERVIKAGESAHAGQLRFVVEGALDGAPLFRNQLARERALDIFSQLRIWDTAHNNGVLIYLLLADRDVEIVADRGINARVGTAGWERICREMETDFRAGNFERGVIKGIEAVSRELATYFPRSGGGSNELPDAPVVM, from the coding sequence ATGAGCATCCGACGCATTACCAGACATCTTCTGCAGCACCACTGGCGGCGCCGTCTCGCATTCCCGCCGGACGTGTTGGCGCGGATCGAGCGCGTCATCAAAGCTGGCGAGAGCGCGCATGCGGGACAGCTTCGCTTCGTGGTCGAAGGCGCGCTCGATGGCGCGCCGCTGTTTCGCAATCAGCTGGCGCGGGAGCGGGCGCTGGATATTTTTTCGCAGTTGCGGATCTGGGACACCGCGCACAATAACGGCGTGCTGATCTATCTTCTGCTCGCCGATCGCGATGTCGAAATCGTCGCCGACCGCGGCATCAACGCGAGGGTGGGCACAGCGGGCTGGGAAAGAATATGCCGGGAGATGGAAACGGACTTCAGAGCAGGGAATTTCGAACGCGGCGTGATCAAGGGGATAGAAGCCGTGTCGCGCGAATTGGCCACGTATTTTCCGAGGAGTGGTGGCGGCTCGAACGAACTGCCGGATGCGCCCGTTGTGATGTAG
- a CDS encoding LemA family protein, translated as MRRFRTVLAALATLSLTNCGYNAIQTTDEQVKSGWSEVVNQYQRRADLVPNLVNSVKGFAQQEKDVLLGVTNARAKVGSVQATPEVLNDPAAFQKFQAAQSELTSALSRLLVVTENYPQLKSDALFRDLMAQLEGTENRITVARNRYIKAVQDYNVGIRTFPNNLTAMAFGYKEKPGFTVDNEKAISTAPKVDFNPTPAPAK; from the coding sequence ATGCGCAGATTTCGGACCGTGCTGGCGGCGCTGGCGACGCTAAGCCTGACCAATTGCGGTTACAACGCGATCCAGACCACCGACGAACAGGTCAAGTCGGGCTGGTCGGAAGTGGTCAATCAGTACCAGCGCCGCGCCGATCTGGTGCCAAACCTCGTCAATTCGGTGAAGGGTTTTGCGCAGCAGGAAAAGGACGTGCTGCTCGGCGTTACCAATGCGCGCGCCAAAGTCGGCAGCGTCCAGGCGACGCCGGAAGTGCTGAACGATCCCGCCGCATTCCAGAAATTCCAGGCCGCCCAGAGCGAACTCACGAGCGCGCTGTCGCGGCTGTTGGTGGTGACCGAGAACTATCCGCAGCTCAAATCCGACGCCCTGTTTCGCGATTTGATGGCGCAGCTCGAAGGCACCGAAAACCGCATCACCGTGGCGCGCAACCGCTACATCAAGGCGGTGCAGGACTACAATGTGGGCATCCGCACCTTCCCGAACAATCTGACGGCGATGGCCTTTGGCTACAAGGAGAAGCCGGGCTTCACGGTCGATAACGAGAAGGCGATCTCGACTGCGCCGAAGGTGGACTTCAACCCGACGCCGGCGCCCGCAAAGTAG
- a CDS encoding YgcG family protein yields the protein MNAARAPLLALLVCWACSALALVAVPALSGQVVDQTGTLGSSDIAALTQTLKDLETRKGSQIAVLIVPTTDGEAIEQFSLRVAEAWKIGRKKIDDGALLVIAKNDRRLRIEVGYGLEGALTDVTTKRIIDEDITPKFKAGDFAGGVSAGINRMVRVAEGEKLPEPAPPHWETSELLNYLNPGNPFVIFGLIVLAAVLRSLLGRFIGALAIGGIVGVVAWFVAGSLAVAMLVGFVAFVVTFLFQNMGSTGPSVGRRRYGRDNGGWVMGGSGSSGSSGSGGFSGGGGNFGGGGASGSW from the coding sequence ATGAACGCTGCAAGAGCCCCCCTTCTTGCGCTGCTCGTGTGCTGGGCTTGTTCGGCACTGGCGCTCGTCGCGGTGCCGGCTTTGAGCGGGCAGGTGGTCGATCAGACGGGCACGCTCGGTAGCAGCGACATTGCAGCGCTGACCCAGACGCTGAAAGATCTCGAGACGCGAAAGGGCAGCCAGATCGCGGTGCTGATCGTGCCGACGACGGACGGCGAGGCGATCGAGCAATTTTCGCTTCGGGTCGCGGAAGCCTGGAAGATCGGCCGCAAGAAGATCGACGACGGCGCGCTGCTCGTCATCGCCAAGAACGATCGCCGGCTCCGTATCGAAGTCGGCTATGGCCTCGAAGGCGCGCTGACCGATGTCACCACGAAGCGTATCATCGACGAAGACATCACGCCGAAGTTCAAGGCCGGCGATTTCGCCGGCGGCGTCTCTGCCGGGATCAACCGGATGGTCCGGGTCGCTGAGGGCGAGAAGCTGCCGGAACCGGCGCCGCCGCATTGGGAGACGTCTGAACTCCTCAATTACCTCAACCCGGGCAATCCGTTTGTCATCTTTGGGCTGATCGTCCTCGCGGCCGTGCTGCGCAGTCTTCTTGGCCGGTTCATCGGCGCGCTGGCGATCGGCGGCATTGTTGGTGTTGTCGCCTGGTTTGTTGCGGGATCGCTCGCGGTTGCAATGCTGGTGGGCTTCGTCGCTTTCGTCGTCACCTTCCTGTTCCAGAACATGGGCTCGACCGGCCCAAGCGTGGGGCGCCGCCGATACGGCCGGGACAACGGCGGATGGGTCATGGGCGGCAGCGGCTCCAGTGGCTCCAGTGGTAGTGGTGGGTTCAGCGGTGGCGGCGGCAACTTTGGCGGCGGCGGCGCCTCAGGGAGCTGGTAG
- a CDS encoding TetR/AcrR family transcriptional regulator — protein MTREIERKASERERPLMEATLRIVGRKGIDGVTHRAVATEAGMSVGAVTHHFATRDTLVDAALRFALTREVGRLRALALSLQSKAFDTEAWIDSLVAWYSQELKTQPEIHIACYEAFLASARNERHRPIVAEWFDTWRQSAELALRAAGSSDPRGHAALFVSTLIGMLLQQLAVPRRSFRQETRTELLELVNNLLAKR, from the coding sequence ATGACCCGGGAAATCGAACGCAAGGCCAGCGAGCGCGAGCGTCCCTTGATGGAGGCGACGCTTCGCATTGTCGGCCGCAAGGGCATCGACGGCGTGACGCATCGCGCCGTCGCGACCGAGGCCGGGATGTCGGTCGGCGCCGTCACGCATCACTTTGCAACGCGTGATACCCTTGTGGACGCGGCGCTCCGCTTTGCCCTGACACGCGAAGTCGGACGGCTCCGCGCGCTGGCGCTCAGTCTGCAAAGCAAGGCGTTCGACACGGAAGCCTGGATAGATTCGCTGGTGGCTTGGTATTCACAGGAACTCAAGACCCAGCCCGAGATTCACATCGCCTGCTACGAGGCGTTTCTCGCCTCGGCGCGAAATGAACGTCATCGGCCGATCGTCGCAGAATGGTTCGATACGTGGCGACAGAGCGCTGAGCTTGCCTTGCGGGCCGCCGGTTCGTCCGACCCTCGCGGTCATGCCGCGCTGTTTGTCTCGACCCTGATCGGAATGCTGCTGCAGCAACTCGCGGTGCCCCGCCGCAGTTTCCGGCAGGAGACCAGGACGGAGCTGCTGGAGCTGGTCAACAATCTGCTGGCGAAGAGGTAA
- a CDS encoding acyl-CoA dehydrogenase, producing MDLTPSDEQRLLRESADRFVSETYTADHRRKVADEPLGFSADIWKEFADLGWLALPISEAHGGLGGGAVEIGILMEAFGRGLISEPYLSTVVIGASLISECGTEAQKQALLPDIADGSLYLAFAHSERQARFDLADVRTTAMKTPDGWRLDGQKTAVLDGSAAGQIIVSARVDDGNGKPGKLCLFLVPQGTRGLTSRDFPRLGGGRACNLELNSVQLSADALLGDGSDALPAIEAAIDRAMAALGAEAVGIMQTLLDQTLEYTKIRKQFGRPLSANQVIRHRLADMAMQCDEARSMALRAALMANAEPVARSRAASGAKAKIGKCARFVAEQSVQLHGAMGVTEELDIGAYFKRLLAFDTLFGGSAHHYRRHAALGGRAIQA from the coding sequence ATGGACCTTACCCCAAGTGACGAGCAGCGGTTGCTGCGCGAAAGTGCCGACCGCTTTGTCAGCGAGACGTATACCGCCGATCACCGCCGCAAGGTCGCAGACGAACCACTCGGCTTCAGCGCCGATATCTGGAAAGAATTCGCCGATCTCGGCTGGCTGGCGCTGCCGATTTCGGAGGCCCATGGAGGGCTCGGCGGCGGCGCGGTCGAGATCGGCATCCTGATGGAAGCGTTCGGCCGCGGCCTCATCTCCGAGCCGTATCTCTCGACGGTCGTGATCGGCGCATCATTGATATCTGAATGCGGCACGGAGGCGCAGAAGCAGGCGCTGCTGCCTGATATCGCCGATGGTTCGCTGTATCTGGCGTTCGCACATTCGGAACGTCAGGCGCGCTTCGATCTCGCCGACGTCCGGACCACGGCGATGAAAACGCCTGACGGTTGGCGCCTCGACGGACAAAAGACCGCCGTCCTCGACGGCAGCGCCGCCGGACAGATCATCGTCTCGGCCCGCGTCGATGACGGCAATGGCAAGCCAGGTAAGCTTTGCCTGTTCCTCGTACCGCAAGGCACGCGCGGCCTCACCTCACGCGACTTTCCCCGGCTTGGCGGCGGGCGGGCCTGCAATCTCGAACTCAACAGCGTCCAACTCTCTGCCGACGCCCTGCTAGGCGATGGCAGCGACGCACTACCAGCGATCGAAGCCGCAATCGACCGCGCCATGGCCGCACTTGGCGCCGAGGCCGTCGGCATCATGCAAACGCTGCTCGACCAGACGCTCGAATACACCAAAATCCGAAAGCAGTTCGGACGGCCGCTATCCGCCAATCAGGTGATCCGGCATCGCCTCGCCGACATGGCGATGCAGTGCGACGAGGCCCGCTCGATGGCATTGCGCGCGGCGCTGATGGCCAACGCCGAACCGGTGGCGCGCAGCCGCGCAGCGTCGGGCGCGAAAGCCAAGATCGGCAAGTGCGCGCGCTTTGTCGCCGAACAGTCGGTGCAGCTTCACGGCGCCATGGGCGTCACGGAGGAGCTCGACATCGGCGCCTATTTCAAGCGGCTGCTCGCCTTCGACACGTTGTTCGGCGGCAGCGCCCATCACTATCGCCGTCACGCCGCGCTCGGCGGCCGTGCCATCCAGGCCTGA
- a CDS encoding Crp/Fnr family transcriptional regulator gives MTIEKCINEFDVDDVIFEEGSTGRELFVVLDGQVEIAKMNGPSKTVIVTLGKGEFFGEMAVIDGSSRSATAIAAAPNTRVMRINHARFVYLVSQQPAFALMIMDALSKRLRASNAVTFRAAANS, from the coding sequence ATGACCATCGAGAAATGCATCAACGAGTTTGATGTAGATGACGTCATTTTTGAGGAAGGCTCGACCGGGCGGGAACTGTTCGTAGTGCTCGATGGCCAGGTCGAGATCGCCAAGATGAACGGCCCCAGCAAGACGGTGATCGTCACGCTCGGCAAGGGTGAGTTTTTCGGCGAGATGGCTGTCATCGACGGCTCGTCCCGTTCGGCAACCGCCATTGCGGCCGCCCCAAACACCCGCGTGATGCGGATCAACCATGCCCGCTTCGTTTACCTGGTCAGCCAGCAGCCGGCTTTTGCGCTGATGATCATGGATGCGCTCAGTAAACGGTTGCGCGCGTCGAACGCTGTCACCTTCAGAGCCGCGGCCAATTCATGA